aaaacagaagtttataaaaaaattttcttccaacattacattttcagatcTTTCAGTAACAATTCCAGCCGGAAATGAGAATTGCAGGTTATTGCATCCTTGTTGCGCTTCGGTTGGGTGAGTAACTTAACTACTCAATgtattatccagagtgactttcagctggatatatatatatatgtatgtatgcggtACAACGGcagttatttttctctctctcatggtgACTGAATATCCAACTTCCCTCTCCTAGCCCAGCTGGCAGTACCTCCAGTCTACTCTGTCCGCACGTTCGTGAGCTTCGGCCATTCCCTCACTCTTCCCTGCCATGGAGACCCCAGCAGGGATGTGGATTGGTTGTTTCAGCAAGATGAgtttcctgattggctttttGTGGCCCAACTCCACACCAGAGCCTTTTCCTCTGGAAACGGCTTCCGGGGACGGGTGGAATCCTTCCACCTAACAGAGCCAGGAAACTACAGCCTCACCCTCAGTCCCGTGGTGTACAGTGACCTCGGCATTTACAAGTGCCAGTACAAGGATGAGACTGAGATCCTTCTTTCAGATGTGAAACTAGAAATTAGAGGTCAGTGCATGTTGCCTTTTTTCCGTCAGATTGAGtgaatgtttttaatgcttGTGGATTTGATAGCcctaaaagctgttttttgacaaaggatattactattattattcataCGATTGTCTTTTGGGGGACAGGATCATTCCAGTCTGTATAAAACCCACAAGCCTTGGGTGGTTTGCAGTGGACAGCATATGCTGCATCAGGGCCTTCATCTACCCCAAGCAACAAGGTTGAGCTGTTCAATTCTTGTATGCCAGGAATGCTTTGTaaatctctgtctgcctgtctctctctttccctctctcgttttctgtctctgtctatctcaGTCCCATCAAATGTTTCCATAGCGATGGGAATGTCCGCCAGTCTTCCTTGCTTTGGGAAAATTAATATGCAAGCACATGCTGGTGATCTGGATATCCTCtggaagagaggtggagagaacgTTTACCAGATCCATAAGAACACCATCACATATGGTCCCGGGTTCGAGAACAGAGCTTCAGTTTCCCCAGAACAAGCCCTCTATGGAAACATGTCTTTAACCATCAGACAGACACGGTTTTCAGATGAAGACGACTACCAGTGCTTCTACAACAGTCCAAAAGAGAGGGGGAATCCAGATTCTGCCAGTCTCGTTGTGACGGGTAAAATTCACTTTAGATCTTCAGTTCAGTAGGGGAGCTGAGCAGCtcaggtgtgtaagtgtgtcaggtgtgtattatttattttttcatgtggtaAGTTTAATCAGGGCAAGTGTAACAATGTTTCATAATTCACAGAAGTATTGATGAAAGATGACACCAGTAATTTTTGGATGCCATAATTTGCCCTGTatcatttttacctttttacatgATCAAGCTGACTGCTGTTGATAATGTGTTCATGTCCCCTGTAAATATACATGAACgtgtaaaatatgcaaatatgtaaatgaattccCTTCCCTCACAGGCCACCCTCCCCAGACCCTCACAGTGAAGGCCGGTGGTTTGCTCTCCATACCGCTCTATACCGCAGACCCAGTGAGGGTAACATTCAGTGCCCTTGGTTCAGATGAAGTGATGATGCTCGATGCAAATAAAGGCCCAGCCAGGTATGGGGAGCATTGTGCTCAGAGATGTAAGCTTCTGGCCCAGAACTACACCCTTTTGCTGAGGAGTGTGACACTGGAGGATGCCGGAGTCTACAAGGTAACCGATCCTGAGACCAAGAAGACCAtcggctctgtctctctgcaagTCTCAGGTACGGTCCT
This genomic stretch from Anguilla rostrata isolate EN2019 unplaced genomic scaffold, ASM1855537v3 scaf1192, whole genome shotgun sequence harbors:
- the LOC135247286 gene encoding carcinoembryonic antigen-related cell adhesion molecule 1-like; protein product: MRIAGYCILVALRLAQLAVPPVYSVRTFVSFGHSLTLPCHGDPSRDVDWLFQQDEFPDWLFVAQLHTRAFSSGNGFRGRVESFHLTEPGNYSLTLSPVVYSDLGIYKCQYKDETEILLSDVKLEIRVPSNVSIAMGMSASLPCFGKINMQAHAGDLDILWKRGGENVYQIHKNTITYGPGFENRASVSPEQALYGNMSLTIRQTRFSDEDDYQCFYNSPKERGNPDSASLVVTGHPPQTLTVKAGGLLSIPLYTADPVRVTFSALGSDEVMMLDANKGPARYGEHCAQRCKLLAQNYTLLLRSVTLEDAGVYKVTDPETKKTIGSVSLQVSASAGLSAGAVAGIVVGAMVLLLVLAGSAFAVWKFFIKTPNPENEISFPSSQCRRSLRFQQQSSMRSVS